One part of the Sporosarcina ureae genome encodes these proteins:
- a CDS encoding ABC transporter permease/substrate-binding protein, whose protein sequence is MNNFLDVFQDRRGQLLEALIEHIQISLISLLIAVLIAVPLGIYLTNRRKIAESVIGVSAVMQTIPSLALLGLLIPLFGIGKVPAIIALVVYALLPILRNTYTGIKEVDPSLREAATAMGMNTRKRLMKVELPLAMPIIMAGIRTSMVLIIGTATLAALIGAGGLGDLILLGIDRNNPSLIILGAIPAALLALFFDFVLKIFEGLSFKKAITAFTIFVIAAVLMIAAPFIGGSKKDELVIGAKLGAEPEILINMYKLLIEDQTDLSVELKPGLGKTSFVFNALKSGSIDLYPEFTGTAISEFLKEEAVSNDRDEVYEQARKGLDEQFDMTLMTPMSFNNTYTLAVSKAFQEEYGLKTMSDLASVENAVKAGFTLEFNDREDGYLGIQKLYGITFSSIKTMEPKLRYQAIEAGEINLMDAYSTDSELREYDMTVLEDDKELFPPYQGAPLLRKDTLKKYPELEDALNSLAGIVTDDEMREMNYQVNSEGAKADEVAEAFLKEQGLLK, encoded by the coding sequence ATGAATAATTTCCTTGATGTTTTCCAAGACCGTCGTGGACAATTACTTGAAGCACTCATTGAACATATTCAGATTTCATTAATTTCCTTACTCATTGCTGTGCTGATCGCTGTGCCATTGGGGATTTATTTAACCAATCGGCGAAAAATAGCGGAATCTGTCATCGGAGTGAGTGCTGTGATGCAGACGATACCTTCACTGGCACTTCTAGGGTTATTGATCCCACTATTCGGCATCGGAAAAGTGCCGGCCATCATTGCGCTAGTAGTTTATGCATTGCTGCCTATTTTACGCAATACGTATACCGGTATTAAAGAAGTCGACCCTTCCCTTCGCGAAGCTGCTACCGCAATGGGCATGAACACGCGAAAACGATTAATGAAAGTCGAATTACCACTAGCCATGCCGATCATTATGGCGGGTATCCGTACATCGATGGTGCTCATCATCGGAACTGCGACACTTGCAGCATTGATTGGTGCAGGTGGACTCGGAGATTTAATATTACTCGGAATTGATCGGAATAATCCTTCGTTAATCATACTAGGTGCAATACCAGCCGCATTACTCGCATTGTTCTTTGATTTCGTATTGAAGATATTTGAAGGTCTTTCATTCAAAAAAGCCATTACGGCATTTACAATTTTTGTGATTGCCGCCGTCTTGATGATTGCCGCACCATTCATAGGAGGCAGCAAGAAGGACGAATTAGTGATAGGAGCAAAACTTGGTGCAGAACCTGAAATTCTTATTAATATGTACAAGTTGTTGATCGAAGACCAAACAGATTTATCTGTCGAATTAAAGCCAGGGCTCGGCAAAACTTCATTTGTATTTAATGCGTTGAAGTCAGGAAGCATTGATTTGTATCCTGAATTTACAGGCACTGCTATATCGGAGTTCTTGAAAGAAGAAGCCGTCAGCAATGACCGCGATGAAGTATATGAGCAAGCACGAAAAGGACTTGATGAACAGTTTGATATGACACTTATGACACCGATGTCGTTCAATAACACCTATACTCTCGCTGTTTCCAAAGCATTCCAAGAAGAGTACGGGCTAAAAACGATGTCCGATCTAGCTTCTGTGGAAAATGCAGTAAAAGCAGGATTTACACTGGAGTTTAACGATCGTGAAGATGGCTATCTTGGAATTCAAAAGCTTTACGGCATAACGTTTTCCTCCATTAAAACAATGGAACCGAAACTACGCTATCAAGCAATCGAAGCAGGCGAAATCAACTTGATGGATGCCTACTCGACTGACAGCGAACTTCGGGAATATGATATGACGGTGCTCGAAGATGATAAAGAACTATTCCCGCCATACCAAGGCGCACCGCTACTTCGAAAAGATACGCTGAAGAAGTATCCTGAACTCGAAGATGCGTTAAACAGTCTTGCAGGAATCGTAACAGACGATGAAATGCGCGAGATGAACTACCAAGTGAACTCTGAAGGTGCGAAAGCTGACGAAGTAGCAGAAGCATTCTTGAAAGAACAAGGTTTGTTGAAGTGA
- a CDS encoding ABC transporter ATP-binding protein yields the protein MIRFEEVSKSYDMSHLVVNSVNLEIKRGEFLVLVGPSGCGKTTTLKMINRLIPLTKGTIWLDDKRISDYPIHELRWQIGYVLQQIALFPHMTIEENIAVVPELVGWKKKKVRERVTELLEMVGLDPDVYRKRKPNELSGGQQQRVGVVRALAADPEILLMDEPFSALDPISRLKLQDDLLELQRRIQKTIVFVTHDLQEAFKLGDRVCIMNEGKIEQVDTPQKILIQPASPFVREFTASAAAQTFSIRDHIEDIPTDLSLSFAIPINSEWGPLLQFLASEDQVAIQQDGQVIGMVTREGILRFLAEQAVKGGASNE from the coding sequence ATGATTCGTTTTGAAGAAGTCTCAAAGAGTTATGATATGTCGCATTTAGTCGTGAATTCAGTGAATCTAGAAATTAAACGGGGAGAGTTTCTTGTTTTGGTCGGACCCAGTGGTTGCGGAAAAACCACAACACTCAAGATGATCAACAGGCTCATCCCACTTACAAAAGGAACAATTTGGCTTGACGATAAGAGGATTAGCGACTACCCAATCCATGAGCTGCGCTGGCAAATAGGCTATGTGCTACAGCAAATCGCTTTATTCCCTCATATGACGATTGAAGAAAATATTGCAGTTGTACCCGAACTCGTCGGTTGGAAGAAAAAGAAAGTCCGTGAACGTGTAACTGAATTACTTGAAATGGTTGGTCTCGATCCCGATGTTTATAGGAAGCGTAAACCGAATGAACTGTCCGGTGGTCAACAACAACGGGTGGGTGTGGTGCGTGCACTTGCTGCAGATCCCGAGATTCTATTGATGGATGAGCCATTCAGCGCATTAGATCCAATCAGCCGTTTGAAGCTACAGGATGATTTGCTTGAATTACAGCGCAGAATCCAAAAGACCATTGTATTCGTAACGCATGATTTACAGGAAGCGTTTAAACTAGGGGATCGTGTCTGCATCATGAACGAAGGAAAAATCGAACAGGTAGATACACCTCAGAAAATTCTCATTCAACCTGCTTCACCGTTCGTACGTGAATTTACAGCTTCCGCTGCTGCACAAACATTTTCTATCAGGGACCATATAGAAGATATTCCAACAGATCTGTCACTATCCTTTGCAATTCCAATTAATTCCGAATGGGGCCCATTGCTTCAGTTTTTGGCTTCGGAAGATCAAGTGGCGATCCAACAGGATGGACAAGTGATTGGAATGGTTACCCGAGAAGGTATTCTTCGTTTCTTGGCTGAACAAGCGGTGAAGGGAGGAGCATCCAATGAATAA
- a CDS encoding ABC transporter permease: MKIAWKEMKKSKAKFLILGSIIFLVSFLTFIISGLANGLSQDNAALIKDLPQGQFYLDKDADSTYNLSKIDAEVQKQILIDQPDATAFSVQMGFVNDSEDKQHSVAFVASTGSQLFENVKEGEIVLDSTLKEEGIKVGDVLTNNQFSGEFVVKGFVDQQKYSHAPVAFIDMTNYQEIYRVMEMQTIFIPGKDTSTLSALDSFSNKEFLNAIPSYSAEQMSLNMIVWFLVIISGMLFAIFFYMMNVQKIGLYGILKAIGMKTMSLFKMIWYQMLVITAISLVLSIALSQAFSFIAPDGMPFHLTMDTVLMLSAVFMVVGFIGATISGFQVKRIEPLQAIQQGEM; encoded by the coding sequence ATGAAAATCGCGTGGAAAGAAATGAAGAAAAGTAAAGCAAAGTTCTTGATTCTAGGATCCATCATATTCTTAGTCAGTTTTTTGACATTTATTATTTCAGGATTAGCGAATGGATTATCACAGGACAACGCGGCGTTGATCAAAGATTTACCGCAAGGGCAGTTTTATTTGGATAAGGATGCAGACAGTACGTATAATCTTTCAAAAATAGATGCAGAAGTACAGAAACAAATTCTCATCGATCAACCCGATGCAACTGCATTTTCGGTTCAGATGGGCTTTGTCAATGATTCGGAAGACAAACAGCATAGTGTTGCGTTCGTTGCATCTACCGGCTCGCAGCTGTTTGAAAACGTCAAAGAAGGCGAGATTGTACTGGATAGTACATTGAAAGAAGAGGGCATTAAAGTTGGGGATGTCTTAACAAATAATCAATTTAGCGGTGAATTCGTCGTCAAAGGGTTCGTTGACCAGCAAAAATATAGTCACGCACCTGTCGCATTCATCGACATGACTAACTATCAAGAAATCTATCGTGTAATGGAAATGCAGACGATTTTCATTCCAGGCAAAGATACATCAACACTAAGTGCACTAGATTCATTCTCTAATAAAGAATTTCTGAATGCCATTCCAAGTTACAGTGCGGAACAGATGTCGTTGAATATGATTGTTTGGTTCCTTGTAATCATCAGCGGTATGTTGTTTGCGATTTTCTTCTATATGATGAACGTGCAAAAAATTGGTTTGTACGGAATATTAAAAGCAATCGGCATGAAGACTATGTCATTATTTAAGATGATTTGGTATCAAATGCTTGTGATTACAGCTATTTCACTCGTGCTTTCCATTGCGCTCAGCCAAGCATTTAGCTTTATTGCCCCTGATGGCATGCCATTCCATTTAACAATGGATACCGTATTGATGCTGTCCGCAGTATTTATGGTAGTCGGTTTTATAGGAGCAACAATTTCTGGATTCCAAGTGAAAAGAATCGAACCGCTACAAGCGATTCAACAAGGAGAGATGTAA
- a CDS encoding ABC transporter ATP-binding protein, which yields MSTFTIDEVKKTFSNGEIEEVVLKGVNLSLKEGEITALVGPSGSGKSTILTIAAGLQKASGGEILFEGKDMTKMSQEEIRHIRATDFGFVFQSSHLVPFLTVEEQLELMLDVSETKMSKKEQTTAIADILKLVDMEHRKDAYPSSLSGGERQRVAIARAIIHRPKILFADEPTASLDTKRSKSVMELLQELTRTLNLTTLMVTHDEEMLPYADRIITMRDGYIVE from the coding sequence ATGTCTACCTTTACAATTGACGAAGTGAAAAAAACATTTTCTAACGGTGAAATTGAAGAAGTAGTATTAAAGGGTGTAAATTTATCGTTAAAAGAAGGAGAGATCACAGCGTTGGTCGGCCCTTCAGGTTCTGGTAAATCTACCATTCTGACGATTGCAGCTGGATTGCAGAAAGCTTCCGGTGGTGAGATTTTATTCGAAGGAAAAGACATGACTAAAATGAGCCAAGAAGAAATTCGTCATATACGTGCGACAGACTTTGGATTTGTTTTTCAGTCTTCTCACCTAGTTCCGTTCCTAACCGTAGAAGAGCAATTAGAGTTGATGCTCGATGTATCGGAAACGAAAATGAGTAAAAAAGAGCAGACTACAGCCATAGCAGATATTTTAAAGTTAGTCGATATGGAACACCGTAAAGATGCGTATCCTTCTTCGTTATCTGGGGGAGAACGTCAGCGTGTGGCAATTGCGCGTGCAATCATTCATCGTCCTAAAATCTTATTTGCGGATGAACCAACAGCAAGTCTTGATACTAAACGCTCAAAAAGTGTCATGGAATTACTGCAGGAATTAACGCGTACACTGAATTTAACGACGCTGATGGTGACGCATGATGAAGAAATGCTTCCTTACGCAGATCGTATTATTACGATGCGTGACGGCTATATCGTGGAATGA
- a CDS encoding alpha/beta hydrolase, whose amino-acid sequence MQSPFTFVHTAPTNVSGKMPALFLLHGMGSHEEDLPQLVKDFKETHHIFSLRGPVVHAPGYAFFTIEEEGRPERNVFDKVLVYIQSFIREAIQEYDLDPERLTVVGFSQGAVLAQALGLTLIPSLRGVVALSGYVPDFVKNEYAIQSVENQQIFISHGDFDYVIPSQSGVESKEYFESLGADVTFKTYQDGHGVTPENQRDLVTFIQSL is encoded by the coding sequence ATGCAATCACCATTTACATTTGTACACACTGCACCGACGAATGTCTCAGGAAAAATGCCTGCACTATTTTTACTTCATGGAATGGGGAGTCATGAAGAAGACTTGCCGCAGTTAGTCAAAGACTTTAAAGAAACACATCATATTTTCAGTTTAAGAGGACCCGTCGTACATGCACCAGGCTATGCATTCTTCACGATTGAAGAAGAGGGCAGACCAGAACGGAATGTATTTGATAAAGTATTAGTTTATATTCAATCATTTATTCGCGAAGCCATCCAGGAGTACGATCTTGATCCAGAACGTTTAACAGTCGTTGGTTTTAGCCAAGGAGCCGTGTTAGCACAAGCACTTGGATTAACTCTGATCCCATCACTTCGTGGCGTAGTAGCCCTTAGCGGGTATGTACCCGATTTCGTAAAAAATGAATATGCTATACAATCAGTAGAAAATCAGCAAATATTCATTTCTCATGGCGACTTTGATTATGTAATTCCTTCCCAATCAGGAGTCGAAAGCAAGGAATATTTCGAATCACTCGGTGCGGATGTAACATTCAAGACCTATCAAGACGGACATGGAGTTACACCCGAAAATCAACGAGACTTGGTGACGTTTATTCAGTCACTATAA
- a CDS encoding EamA family transporter: MKPWMYPLLVVFGAASYGILSTIIKLAIQDGFTASEAVTSQYYTGFLLALVIFIVVKRSKPIFRGSFPVLIAGLFTAITGTVYGKSVEYMPASLAVVLLFQFTWIGMLYECVLAKRLPKQSEVVSLLFLFGGTILAAGLIDVDLNDIPWQGWAWGIAAAFSFAAFVTANQKPVPGMDVVTRLFLMSFYAAIAITFFQSPEILWNGMLGDGLWIYGAILGVFGIVLPIFLFSVGVPKVGAGMSSILSAVELPVAIIASMLLLGERLTLLQFLGIFLVLFGMTWPAMLQRFAMRTRTRLKRV, encoded by the coding sequence ATGAAACCGTGGATGTATCCGCTGCTCGTTGTATTTGGGGCTGCGAGTTATGGAATTTTATCGACGATTATTAAATTAGCAATTCAAGACGGCTTCACCGCTTCAGAAGCAGTGACGAGCCAATATTATACAGGATTTCTTTTGGCACTTGTTATATTTATTGTTGTTAAACGCTCTAAACCAATATTTCGCGGTAGTTTTCCAGTGTTGATTGCAGGATTATTTACTGCGATTACTGGCACCGTATACGGTAAATCGGTAGAGTATATGCCTGCATCACTAGCAGTTGTCCTATTGTTTCAATTCACATGGATCGGTATGTTGTATGAGTGTGTATTAGCCAAGCGTTTACCAAAACAGTCCGAAGTTGTATCACTTCTGTTTTTATTTGGCGGGACCATTCTAGCTGCAGGTTTGATCGATGTGGACTTGAATGATATTCCGTGGCAAGGATGGGCATGGGGAATTGCTGCGGCATTTAGTTTCGCTGCATTCGTCACGGCAAATCAAAAGCCCGTTCCTGGGATGGATGTCGTGACGCGGTTGTTTTTGATGTCATTTTATGCAGCAATCGCGATTACATTTTTCCAGTCTCCGGAAATTTTATGGAATGGAATGCTAGGCGATGGATTATGGATTTACGGTGCTATTTTAGGTGTGTTTGGCATTGTTCTACCTATATTTCTGTTTTCAGTCGGAGTGCCGAAAGTGGGCGCCGGTATGTCTTCCATTTTGAGTGCTGTGGAGTTACCCGTGGCAATTATCGCTTCGATGTTGCTGCTTGGTGAAAGACTAACGCTGCTGCAGTTTCTTGGAATATTCTTGGTATTGTTCGGGATGACTTGGCCTGCCATGTTGCAACGGTTTGCGATGAGAACTAGAACGCGGTTAAAACGGGTGTAA
- a CDS encoding DUF3243 domain-containing protein encodes MGEEKKEQILQNFNHFKGYLADKVEKGESLGLSDEQLAKTTAFIANYLSRNEEPRNREQYLLQELWDSGSKEEQHTLAHMLLKMVRQA; translated from the coding sequence ATGGGTGAGGAAAAGAAAGAGCAAATTTTGCAGAACTTCAATCATTTTAAAGGTTATCTTGCTGACAAAGTAGAAAAAGGTGAAAGTCTTGGCTTAAGCGATGAGCAGTTGGCGAAAACGACTGCGTTTATTGCCAATTATTTATCACGCAATGAAGAGCCTCGTAACCGTGAACAGTATTTATTGCAGGAGTTATGGGATTCAGGTTCTAAAGAAGAGCAACATACCTTGGCGCATATGCTTCTAAAAATGGTTCGTCAAGCATAA
- a CDS encoding general stress protein: protein MADKQYVGTFHSLDNVLYKITELEAQGFKKNHMCAVSNVRDDLKVLESDSEIELIGIQEGSLWDHTRRLFNSKDEMLTIFIKMGFSKQESKTFYNDLKEGGIALFVDHLTDGERAESVDLHDSAGQQTDSGESLDGDPNEEVGNPIPNSPRIDTDQL, encoded by the coding sequence ATGGCTGATAAACAATATGTGGGTACGTTTCACTCTCTCGATAATGTCCTTTATAAAATAACGGAACTTGAAGCGCAAGGTTTTAAAAAGAATCATATGTGTGCAGTTTCCAACGTGCGCGATGATTTAAAGGTTCTAGAAAGTGATTCTGAAATCGAGTTGATCGGTATTCAAGAAGGTTCGCTATGGGATCATACGCGTCGGTTGTTCAATAGTAAGGACGAAATGTTAACGATATTTATTAAAATGGGTTTTTCGAAGCAAGAATCAAAAACATTCTATAATGATTTAAAAGAAGGCGGTATTGCCTTGTTTGTCGATCATTTAACAGATGGGGAACGGGCGGAATCTGTAGACTTGCATGATAGTGCTGGACAGCAAACGGATAGCGGTGAAAGTCTGGATGGTGATCCAAATGAAGAAGTAGGGAATCCTATTCCAAATAGTCCTCGAATAGATACAGACCAGTTGTGA